From Anomalospiza imberbis isolate Cuckoo-Finch-1a 21T00152 chromosome 14, ASM3175350v1, whole genome shotgun sequence, a single genomic window includes:
- the COMMD5 gene encoding COMM domain-containing protein 5 produces MAAGAAQGLGEGGGGRGFLGPRVPAEVEAMARGVQDVGKEIFRRLLKVTVNALEGKDCKESVRLIAESANLSEEQLAFLISGMYTLLREALRLPLSTFKQEVFKEDLKELRIPEDFIVDFSSVVFGNRRPTSEGTALIQRSRLPSIQDFKWRVDVAISTSSLARALQPSILMMMKLSDGTAHRFEVPVAKFQELRYNVALILKEMNDLENRSILKIQD; encoded by the exons aTGGCGGCCGGCGCGGCTCAGGGGCTCGGCGAGGGCGGAGGCGGCCGCGGGTTCCTGGGCCCGCGGGTCCCGGCCGAGGTGGAGGCCATGGCCAGGGGCGTGCAGGACGTGGGCAAGGAGATCTTCCGGCGGCTCCTCAAAG TCACTGTTAATGCATTGGAAGGAAAAGACTGCAAGGAATCTGTCAGGCTGATTGCAGAAAGTGCTAATCTCTCAGAAGAGCAACTTGCTTTCCTCATTTCTGGCATGTACACCCTCCTCCGAGAAGCATTGAGACTCCCCTTATCAACTTTCAAACAAGAA gtttttaaagAAGACCTGAAGGAGCTCAG aatACCAGAAGATTTTATTGTGGACTTTTCCAGTGTCGTCTTTGGTAACAG GCGTCCCACTTCCGAAGGCACAGCTCTGATACAAAGAAGTCGGCTACCAAGTATCCAGGACTTCAAGTGGAGAGTGGATGTAGCTATATCCACAAG TTCACTGGCCCGTGCACTCCAGCCATCCATTCTGATGATGATGAAGCTTTCAGACGGGACAGCTCATCGCTTTGAA GTGCCAGTTGCAAAGTTTCAAGAACTGAGATACAATGTTGCCCTTATACTGAAGGAAATGAATGATTTGGAGAATAGAAGCATACTGAAGATCCAAGACTGA
- the FAM199X gene encoding protein FAM199X isoform X3, with protein sequence MTEEPYEKFLTPEEPCPLLSHQHPPRGGSLSLSEEGCLDVSDFGCQLSSCHRTDPLHRFHSNRWNLTSCGTSVASSECSEELFSSVSVGDQDDCYSLLDDQEFTSFDLFPEGSVCSDVSSSISTYWDWSDSEFEWQLPGSDIASGSDVLSDVIPSIPSSPCLLPKKKNKHRNLDELPWSAMTNDEQVEYIEYLSRKVSTEMGLREQLDIIKIIDPTAQISPTDSEFIIELNCLTDEKLKQVRNYIKEHGPRQRSARESWKRSSYSCASTSGVSGASASSSSASMVSSASSSGSSVANSVSNSSANMSRAHSDSNLSTSAAERIRDSKKRSKQRKLQQKALRKRQLKEQRQALTQSLKCLRVLLREDPIILMRYSSFWSPVY encoded by the exons ATGACCGAGGAGCCGTACGAGAAGTTCCTGACCCCCGAGGAGCCGTGCCCGCTGCTCTCGCACCAGCACCCGCCGCGGGGCGGCAGCTTGAGCCTGAGCGAGGAGGGCTGCCTGGACGTCAGCGATTTCGGCTGCCAGCTCTCCTCCTGCCACCGCACCGACCCTCTGCACCGCTTCCACTCCAACAG GTGGAACTTGACATCTTGTGGGACGAGCGTGGCCAGCTCGGAGTGCAGCGAGGAGCTGTTCTCATCCGTGTCTGTGGGGGATCAGGATGATTGTTACTCTCTGCTGGATGACCAGGAGTTCACCTCTTTTGATCTGTTCCCTGAGGGCAGTGTCTGCAGTGATGTCTCCTCTTCTATCAGCACATACTGGGATTGGTCAGACAGCGAGTTTGAGTGGCAG TTGCCTGGCAGCGACATTGCAAGTGGGAGTGATGTGCTTTCTGATGTTATACCGAGTATTCCAAGCTCTCCCTGTCTGCttcccaaaaagaaaaacaagcacaGGAATCTTGATGAGCTTCCATGGAGTGCGATGACAAATGATGAACAG GTTGAATATATTGAATACCTGAGTCGCAAAGTCAGTACAGAGATGGGCCTTCGAGAGCAACTTgatattattaaaattattgaTCCTACTGCTCAGATCTCACCTACAGATAGTGAATTCATTATTGAATTGaactgtctcacagatgaaaaACTGAAACAG GTGAGAAACTATATCAAGGAACACGGACCTCGCCAGCGCTCTGCAAGGGAGAGCTGGAAAAGGAGCAGCTACAGCTGTGCAAGTACCAGTGGTGTGAGTGgggccagtgccagcagcagcagtgccagcatggtcagctcagccagcagcagtggctCCAGTGTTGCCAACTCCGTGTCAAACTCCAGTGCCAACATGAGTCGAGCGCACAGCGACAGCAATTTGTCCACGAGTGCTGCAGAAAGAATCCGGGATTCTAAA AAACGTTCCAAGCAACGGAAACTCCAGCAAAAGGCCTTACGGAAGAGACAGCTGAAAGAACAAAGACAAGCTC
- the FAM199X gene encoding protein FAM199X isoform X2: MTEEPYEKFLTPEEPCPLLSHQHPPRGGSLSLSEEGCLDVSDFGCQLSSCHRTDPLHRFHSNRWNLTSCGTSVASSECSEELFSSVSVGDQDDCYSLLDDQEFTSFDLFPEGSVCSDVSSSISTYWDWSDSEFEWQLPGSDIASGSDVLSDVIPSIPSSPCLLPKKKNKHRNLDELPWSAMTNDEQVEYIEYLSRKVSTEMGLREQLDIIKIIDPTAQISPTDSEFIIELNCLTDEKLKQVRNYIKEHGPRQRSARESWKRSSYSCASTSGVSGASASSSSASMVSSASSSGSSVANSVSNSSANMSRAHSDSNLSTSAAERIRDSKKRSKQRKLQQKALRKRQLKEQRQAPVTQSLKCLRVLLREDPIILMRYSSFWSPVY, translated from the exons ATGACCGAGGAGCCGTACGAGAAGTTCCTGACCCCCGAGGAGCCGTGCCCGCTGCTCTCGCACCAGCACCCGCCGCGGGGCGGCAGCTTGAGCCTGAGCGAGGAGGGCTGCCTGGACGTCAGCGATTTCGGCTGCCAGCTCTCCTCCTGCCACCGCACCGACCCTCTGCACCGCTTCCACTCCAACAG GTGGAACTTGACATCTTGTGGGACGAGCGTGGCCAGCTCGGAGTGCAGCGAGGAGCTGTTCTCATCCGTGTCTGTGGGGGATCAGGATGATTGTTACTCTCTGCTGGATGACCAGGAGTTCACCTCTTTTGATCTGTTCCCTGAGGGCAGTGTCTGCAGTGATGTCTCCTCTTCTATCAGCACATACTGGGATTGGTCAGACAGCGAGTTTGAGTGGCAG TTGCCTGGCAGCGACATTGCAAGTGGGAGTGATGTGCTTTCTGATGTTATACCGAGTATTCCAAGCTCTCCCTGTCTGCttcccaaaaagaaaaacaagcacaGGAATCTTGATGAGCTTCCATGGAGTGCGATGACAAATGATGAACAG GTTGAATATATTGAATACCTGAGTCGCAAAGTCAGTACAGAGATGGGCCTTCGAGAGCAACTTgatattattaaaattattgaTCCTACTGCTCAGATCTCACCTACAGATAGTGAATTCATTATTGAATTGaactgtctcacagatgaaaaACTGAAACAG GTGAGAAACTATATCAAGGAACACGGACCTCGCCAGCGCTCTGCAAGGGAGAGCTGGAAAAGGAGCAGCTACAGCTGTGCAAGTACCAGTGGTGTGAGTGgggccagtgccagcagcagcagtgccagcatggtcagctcagccagcagcagtggctCCAGTGTTGCCAACTCCGTGTCAAACTCCAGTGCCAACATGAGTCGAGCGCACAGCGACAGCAATTTGTCCACGAGTGCTGCAGAAAGAATCCGGGATTCTAAA AAACGTTCCAAGCAACGGAAACTCCAGCAAAAGGCCTTACGGAAGAGACAGCTGAAAGAACAAAGACAAGCTC
- the FAM199X gene encoding protein FAM199X isoform X1, producing MTEEPYEKFLTPEEPCPLLSHQHPPRGGSLSLSEEGCLDVSDFGCQLSSCHRTDPLHRFHSNRWNLTSCGTSVASSECSEELFSSVSVGDQDDCYSLLDDQEFTSFDLFPEGSVCSDVSSSISTYWDWSDSEFEWQLPGSDIASGSDVLSDVIPSIPSSPCLLPKKKNKHRNLDELPWSAMTNDEQVEYIEYLSRKVSTEMGLREQLDIIKIIDPTAQISPTDSEFIIELNCLTDEKLKQVRNYIKEHGPRQRSARESWKRSSYSCASTSGVSGASASSSSASMVSSASSSGSSVANSVSNSSANMSRAHSDSNLSTSAAERIRDSKKRSKQRKLQQKALRKRQLKEQRQARKERLSGLFLNEEVLSLKVTEEDHEGDVDVLM from the exons ATGACCGAGGAGCCGTACGAGAAGTTCCTGACCCCCGAGGAGCCGTGCCCGCTGCTCTCGCACCAGCACCCGCCGCGGGGCGGCAGCTTGAGCCTGAGCGAGGAGGGCTGCCTGGACGTCAGCGATTTCGGCTGCCAGCTCTCCTCCTGCCACCGCACCGACCCTCTGCACCGCTTCCACTCCAACAG GTGGAACTTGACATCTTGTGGGACGAGCGTGGCCAGCTCGGAGTGCAGCGAGGAGCTGTTCTCATCCGTGTCTGTGGGGGATCAGGATGATTGTTACTCTCTGCTGGATGACCAGGAGTTCACCTCTTTTGATCTGTTCCCTGAGGGCAGTGTCTGCAGTGATGTCTCCTCTTCTATCAGCACATACTGGGATTGGTCAGACAGCGAGTTTGAGTGGCAG TTGCCTGGCAGCGACATTGCAAGTGGGAGTGATGTGCTTTCTGATGTTATACCGAGTATTCCAAGCTCTCCCTGTCTGCttcccaaaaagaaaaacaagcacaGGAATCTTGATGAGCTTCCATGGAGTGCGATGACAAATGATGAACAG GTTGAATATATTGAATACCTGAGTCGCAAAGTCAGTACAGAGATGGGCCTTCGAGAGCAACTTgatattattaaaattattgaTCCTACTGCTCAGATCTCACCTACAGATAGTGAATTCATTATTGAATTGaactgtctcacagatgaaaaACTGAAACAG GTGAGAAACTATATCAAGGAACACGGACCTCGCCAGCGCTCTGCAAGGGAGAGCTGGAAAAGGAGCAGCTACAGCTGTGCAAGTACCAGTGGTGTGAGTGgggccagtgccagcagcagcagtgccagcatggtcagctcagccagcagcagtggctCCAGTGTTGCCAACTCCGTGTCAAACTCCAGTGCCAACATGAGTCGAGCGCACAGCGACAGCAATTTGTCCACGAGTGCTGCAGAAAGAATCCGGGATTCTAAA AAACGTTCCAAGCAACGGAAACTCCAGCAAAAGGCCTTACGGAAGAGACAGCTGAAAGAACAAAGACAAGCTCGTAAGGAAAGACTGAGTGGATTATTTCTTAATGAAGAAGTGCTGTCTTTAAAAGT